The genomic interval TCAGGATCAGCACGACGACGGGCGAGAGGTCGAATGCTCCGGTGTCGGGCATGAAGCGTCGGACGCGCCGAAAGACCGGCTCGGTGACCGCACGCAGGGCCTGATTGAGGCTGCGGACGAACGAATTGTAGGAGTTGATGACGTTGAAATTGATGAGGAGCTGGAGGATGACCGCCGCCAGCACGATCCAGGAATAGAGGCTCAGAAGATAGATCAGCGTCGTGACGATGAAGACCAGAAGATTGTCCATTCCCGCTCCGCCGTCCATCTCGCCGGCCGCCTGCCCGGACGAGGTGCCCGGAGCCCGGTTCACCCCATGCCGCTCGAGCGATGCCGACGCCTCGAGGCTCCCGCCCCACCCGTCGACCGGTGACGATTGCCCCGGTGATCGTCCGCAACGTGCGCCGAAATCCGCGTTTCGCCGCCTCTCTGTCGCCCCTCATAGCCCCCAGGATGGCAGTGGGCAAGTCGTCGGGCGAGCAGCCCCCGAGCAATGCCGCGGGGCTTCACAAGGGGCGACGGACGCGCTAGATGGTGCGGTCTGACCGGAGGGGCTGTAGCTCAGTTGGGAGAGCGCGTCGTTCGCAATGACGAGGTCAGGGGTTCGATTCCCCTCAGCTCCACCAGCGTTTGGTTTTGAACGACGGTCCTGCCAGCCTGCTTCCGACGAGATCGAACCCCTGATTTGTTCGCTTTGCCACACTTCGCAGGCTCGTGTGGCGTGGTTCGATTCCCCTCAGAAATAAACCGCAATCGACGGGCGGTCCTGCGACGTATCCCGCAGCACCGAGTCGATCTCACTGCGGTCGAGAGCGATGTCCTTCAGCATGTGGTCATCGAGGGCCATGAGCTGAGCCTTGGCGGCACGGCGTTCGCGATGAGCTCTGTATGCGTGCCACAGCCGCAGTACGCCGCGCCCCAGGTCGCTGGCGCACTGGCTCATTTGGTTTGGGATGTCCTTCAGGTGCGGGCTGGCAGCTTCACTCTTCATAAACAATGCTTTGTTCATCGTCGTGTTCCTCGATTGGTATTTCTCCGATTTCGGCAGAGGTCGTTCGGTGAGGAGGCCGCCCGCTCGAGGCCGAGCCGGCGGCGCTCGTCCATTGGTTGTGCTTGATCAGGCCGAAGCTCGTTGAATGACGACCGGCACAGGCCGGCAGACGGTGTTGCAGACGGGTGAATGCTGCTGGGCATAGGCCAGCAGGGCGTCGAGCTCCTCGTCGGAGCAATCGGCCTTCACCTTCATCTTGATGTCGATCTGCTCGTAGCCGGCAGGGACGCTGTCATCGAGGCCGAGGAGGCCTTGAAGGTCGATGTTCCCCTTGAGCTCAGTCGACAGCTCCTTGATCGTGATGCCGCGTGCCATGGCATGAAGAACGAAGGTCGTCGTCACGCATCCTGCCAATGCATGCAGCAGGAATTCGACGGGATTGGCGCCCTCGTTGTTGCCGAGCAGAACCGGTGGCTCGCCGTTGGTGAACTCGACCGCCGCCGTGCGCGACGAGTCCTCCTGGCCCGCGCCATAGAAGTCCCGGATCGTAGAGCGGTTCTCGCCGCCGTTGATCCAGGTGTTGCGCGCCCGAAACTGGAACTTGGCAAGGCTCTTGTCGGCTTTCAGAGCGGCGATCGTATCGACAGCGGCCTGAACATTCAGTCCGTTGACGTAGGTCGCTTCCTCGGCGACAGCAAGCTGAGCGGTCATTGTCGTTCTCCTTCCGTTGGGTTTGCGATCTGCCGGCTTCAGCGGGTTGCTAGGGTGCGCCGGCGAGGCACAAACTACGGGTGGAGGAGCCGCAGCATCAGAGTGGGTTTTGCCAAAAACGATCCGTTCGTGCCAACATCGGTTTCGCCATGAACATTCGCGCCCCATCGCCCATCGACGCCGTTATCCTGGCCCTGCCCGAGACAGCCGGCTCGGCGCTCTACGGCATGGTGGACGTCTTGGCGGCAACAGGGACGCTCTGGCGGGAACTGGTCGGCGACGATCCGGGCCATCGCCTTATAGATCCCCGCATTGTTGCGCCGAAGAAGCGCTCATTCCGGTGCGGTAACGGTATTCCCGTGAGCCCCGACCTCAGCCTCGAGGAGACGAAGCGCCCCGAGATCGTGATCTTGCCGGAGCTGTGGCTTGCTCCGACCGACGACATGGGCGATCGCTACCCGGAGGTAAAAGACTGGATACGGCGCTGCTATCGCCAAGGCAGCACGATCTACACGGCCTGCTCCGGCTCGATTCTGCTCGCCTCCACAGGGCTCCTCGACGGGCGCGAGGCCACCTCGCATTGGGGTTATCAGGATCTCTTCCGCACATGCTTTCCCGCCGTTCGCTTTAACCCCGAGCCCAACCTCGTCATCGCGGATGCGGCCGGCCGGATCGTGACGGCCGGCGGTACGACCTCATGGCACGATCTCGCGCTCCATATCATCGCCAGACATTGCAGTCCGGGAGAGGCGCTGCGGATCGCAAAAGTCTATCTGCTCAAATGGCATGGCGAGGGACAGCTGCCGTTCGCCAGCCTCGTGCGTCGCCAGCCCCACGCCGACTCCGTCGTGCGCCAGGCTAAGTCCTGGCTTGGCGAGCATTTTCGCGAAGCGCACGCCGTCGCAGCCGTCGTCGAGGCGTGTGGCATCCCAGAGCGCAGCCTGAAGCGCCGGTTCAAGGCAGCCACGGGCACGACGTTGATGGCGTATGCCCAGAACCTGCGCATCGAAGAGGCGAAGCGCCTGCTCGAGAACGGCGACCTCTCGGCGGACGAGATCGCGGCGACAGTCGGATACGAGAATCCGGCCTTCTTCCGACGCCTGTTCAAGCGTTCTACCGGGCTGACACCAGGCGCGTATCGTCGGATGTTCAAACCGATGACCGAATCCGCAATAGCTGCGGCAACGTCATAGCTGGGGGGCGCTCTCAATGCCGGTGACCGCCGCGCGTTCCTGGTCCAGATCGAAGCCAGCCGAGGCGATTGCGTTCCCGGACCGCGCGACGTGGTGGGGCGGAGATTTCCAGACACCGCGCAATCACCTGCTGGCAGGACAGCAGCCACTGCCCTCAACGACGGTATCGCGCTTGTTTCCCACCTCGGACGGGACAGGTGACCGACTGATGGGGCGGCTCGAGCAACCGGTGCGCCCCGCTCCAGGAA from Hyphomicrobiales bacterium carries:
- a CDS encoding YggT family protein, which codes for MNRAPGTSSGQAAGEMDGGAGMDNLLVFIVTTLIYLLSLYSWIVLAAVILQLLINFNVINSYNSFVRSLNQALRAVTEPVFRRVRRFMPDTGAFDLSPVVVLILIWIAQNFLATVALPSLRGIG
- a CDS encoding DUF1127 domain-containing protein — its product is MSQCASDLGRGVLRLWHAYRAHRERRAAKAQLMALDDHMLKDIALDRSEIDSVLRDTSQDRPSIAVYF
- a CDS encoding OsmC family peroxiredoxin is translated as MTAQLAVAEEATYVNGLNVQAAVDTIAALKADKSLAKFQFRARNTWINGGENRSTIRDFYGAGQEDSSRTAAVEFTNGEPPVLLGNNEGANPVEFLLHALAGCVTTTFVLHAMARGITIKELSTELKGNIDLQGLLGLDDSVPAGYEQIDIKMKVKADCSDEELDALLAYAQQHSPVCNTVCRPVPVVIQRASA
- a CDS encoding helix-turn-helix domain-containing protein, with the protein product MNIRAPSPIDAVILALPETAGSALYGMVDVLAATGTLWRELVGDDPGHRLIDPRIVAPKKRSFRCGNGIPVSPDLSLEETKRPEIVILPELWLAPTDDMGDRYPEVKDWIRRCYRQGSTIYTACSGSILLASTGLLDGREATSHWGYQDLFRTCFPAVRFNPEPNLVIADAAGRIVTAGGTTSWHDLALHIIARHCSPGEALRIAKVYLLKWHGEGQLPFASLVRRQPHADSVVRQAKSWLGEHFREAHAVAAVVEACGIPERSLKRRFKAATGTTLMAYAQNLRIEEAKRLLENGDLSADEIAATVGYENPAFFRRLFKRSTGLTPGAYRRMFKPMTESAIAAATS